Genomic segment of Pleurocapsa minor HA4230-MV1:
CCCAATTTCCCTAAATCTGGTCGTTCATCATTTTTTGTACCGCTTCCGCAATTTGCGCTGGCTGAACAATGGTTAAATTCTCTAATTTACCGTTATAGGGAGTAGGAATGTCTTGAGACGATAAACGCAAGACAGGCGCGTCTAATTCATCAAATAACTGTTCGCTAATCAACGCCACCAGTTCTGCACCAATGCCACCAGTTTTCATGCACTCTTCCACAATAATTACCTTGTGAGTCTTGCGCACGGACTTACTAATCGTTTCCATGTCAAAAGGCTTGAGGGAAATCAGATCGATGATTTCAGGATCGTAACCCTGCTTTTCGATCTCTTTAACCGCCTGAGTACAGTGATGGCGCATCCGTGAGTAGGTCAAAATGGTTACATCTTTGCCTTCTCTAACCATTTCTGCCTTATCTAAAGGGAGAACGTATTCATCATCGGGTAAATCATCTTTGAGATTGTAAAGCAGAACGTGTTCAAAAAACAGGACAGGATTCTCATCTCGAATTGCTGCCTTGAGCAAACCCTTAGCGTTATAAGCGGTAGAACAAGCAACAATCTTTAATCCAGGTACAGCATGAAAATAAGCTTCCAACCGTTGAGAGTGTTCTGCACCCAGTTGTCTGCCTACCCCACCAGGGCCACGAATTACCATGGGAATTTTGAAGTTACCACCAGAGGTATAGCGCAACATTCCTGCATTGTTAGCAATCTGGTTAAATGCCAAGAGCAAAAAACCCATATTCATCCCTTCAATTATAGGGCGCAAACCAGTCATAGCAGCCCCTACAGCCATCCCACAAAAGCTATTTTCCGCAATAGGAGTATCCAGCAGACGTAAATCGCCATATTTTTTGTGCAGATCCTTGGTGACTTTATATGAACCACCGTAATGTCCGACATCTTCACCTAAGACGAAGACAGTCTTATCCCTTGCCATTTCTTCGTCTGTCGCTTCTCTCAAAGCGTTAAACATTAAAGTTTCAGCCATAATAATTTATTTTTAGTCACCAGAAACTAATATTATCACTACCAGATTGCTACTATGTAATTTTATCTTAGGCTCGATCGCTCAAAGATCCTAACCTTTTACTCTTCAATTGTTAGTTAAATATGACTTTAGCCACTTCTAATACATTTCTTACACAAAAAGAAGCTCTTGCTTTAATTGATTTTGCGATTTCCCAATCTCAAGCCGATGGAGTATTTATCAGTCTTAGTGTCCGTGAAACCGCTCTTAGTCGTTTTTCGGAAAATCAGATTAGTCAAAATGTGCGTAAGCATACTTTTAGCCTTACCGTCACTAGCTATTTTGGTCAACGAAGCGCCTCTGCCTCTACTACAGAACTAGATCGTGAAGCGATCGCCCAAACTTTAAGACGTGCAGAAGATCTGGCGCGAATTGCCCCCGAAGATCCAGAATGGGTCGAATTATTACCGCCACAAACCTACAGCGATCGCACCCCAGCCTTTGACCAAGCTACTGCTAGCCTCTCTCCCCTCAAGCAAGGCGAAATTATTCAGCAGGTATGTGATTTAAGCAAGGATGCAGGAGTAAATGGATCGGGAACCCTAAGTTTTAAAGTAGCCCTTGATGCTATTGGCAATTCTGCTGGTTTACGCGGTTGCGATCGCACTACTGAAGCCGACTTTAGCTTTACCGCTCGGATTGACGATGGTTCTAGCTGGAATCGTTGCACCGCTTGGAGTATCGACCAGTTACCCATTATCGAATTAACAGAGCAAGTAATTCAAAGAGCGATCGCTTCGCGTAATCCGCAAATAGTTGAACCTGGAGACTATACTGTCATTTTTGAACCCGCTGCCTTTGCTAGTTTATTGCCTTGGGTTATTTGGAATTTAGATGCCCGTGCAGCCGATGAAGGACGCTCTTTTATGTCCCGCAGTGATGATTCTGGCAAGGCGGGTAACAAAGTTGGCGAACAATTATTTAACCCCATTGTCGAAGTACAGCGCAATCCTGCTCATCCTCTATTACAGAGTGACAGATTCTTTGGCAACGGCTTGAGTAATCAACCACTAGAGATTATTAAACATGGTATTCCCCAGACTCTTTCCTATAGTCGCTATTGGGCAAAAGAACAGAATCAAGAGCCAACAGGGGGAATGTATCCCATAGTTATGACAGGTGCAGCTAACAGTGTTGCTGATTTAATTGCCAGCACCGAACGAGGTATTTTAGTTAGTCGCGCTTGGTATGTTCGTTATGTTAATCCCCGCACTTTAGAAGTCACAGGTATGACCAGAGACGGGACTTTTCTAATTGAAAATGGCAAGATATCTCATCCCATTAAAAACCTGCGTTTTAACCAGTCTTTACCTGAAATGCTCAACAACGTAGTTGCCCTAAGTCAAGCCAAACGCTTAAGTGGTAGCGTCATTCCTGGCTGTAAAGTAAACAATTTTCACTTTAGTAGCATTACCGATAGTGTCTAATCTATTCTCTCTTCCTATTTCCTACTTCCTACTTCCTACTTCCTATCTAATGGCGTAAAACCATTACGTTGAAAAATAGCTTGAGCTTCCTTTGTCAAGAGAAATTGTAGGACTTGTTTAGCAGCTTGAATATTTTTGCTCTGTTTGATAATTGCCACGGGATAAACTATTGGAGAATAGGTATTCTCTGGGGCAATAGCGACTATTTTCACCTGCTTATTGTCTAAAGCTTCTGTACGGTACACTATCCCCGCTTCAGTATTACCTGTAGCAACATAGTTAAAAACCTGGCGAACATCTGTGCCATATATAGCCTTTGGCTTGACTTCATCAATTAGATCTAGGCTGGTTAAAATTTCTTGAGCATATTGTCCCGCAGGAACAGTAGTCGGTTCTCCCAAAGCAATCTGCTCTACTGACTCCTCGGCTAAATCAGCAAAGCTATCTATCGATTGATTATTTCTCGGCACGATCAAAACCATTTTATTCTGGGCTAAATCATGACGAGTTTGGCTCAGAAGTAATTTCTTGCTAGCTAGATGGTTCATCTGCTGTGGAGCAGCGGAAATAAACAGATCTACGGCTGCACCCTGTTCTATTTGATGTTGCAAAGAACCAGATGAACCAAAGTTAAAAACTATTTTTGCTTGAGGATGTTTTTGCTGGTAGAGAACTTTGATTTCTTCCAGTGCATTTTGCATACTGGTAGCAGCAGATATGATTATTTCTGCTTGGGGAGATTGGCGATCTGCTTCTGGAACGCAACTGCTAATTAAACCAAGGAATAGACAGTTAAAAATTAAAAACTTTTGAATTCCGCTATTTATGCCCACGGTAATTAATAAAAGCGCCAGGTTGTTAAAAGCTTAATTTAAATTAGACCTGGAAACGAGTTGATCTAACTAAATATCAGATGATTCGGATATCACGCCTGTGTTAAGCATCCCTTATTGCTGCTGTCTTCCGACCCTGACAAGGTTCGGGCGTTAATACTGCATGAGTCCGAATCACTTACTAGCATAGCATATTTACTGCGATCACTAACCAGTAATCATTTAACTTTACCAAAACGGCGATCGCGTTTTTGATAGGTAGCTAGAGCTTGATGAAACTCTTGACGATCAAAATCTGGCCAGAGGGTTGGAGTAACGTAGATTTCAGCATAGGCCATTTGCCAGAGCAAGAAATTGCTAATGCGCATCTCACCGCTAGTCCGAATCAACAAGTCAGGGTGAGGAATGCCTTGAGTGTATAAATGTTGTTCAAATAATTCTTCGTTGATTTGAGCAGGTTTTAAGTACCCATGTTCTACTTTCAAGGCGATCGCTTGACAAGCCTGAATAATTTCATGTCTACCACCGTAGTTAGTCGCTACAGTAAACTGAATGCCCTGATTATTTTTGGTATCTTCCATCGAGCGATCGATTTCTTCGCGCAGGGAAGCGGGTAAATCTAGTAAATTGCCGACAAAGCGAATTCGGACATTTTCGGCCTTCATTTCCTGCAATTCTCGTCGCAATACCCGTTCAAATAGGGTCATGAGAAACTGGACTTCACCGTGAGGTCTACCCCAATTCTCCGTCGAAAAGGCGTAGGCAGTTAGAGCAGGAATACCCCAATCTTTACAACAGCGTAATAAATCTTTAAGCGCATCTACACCCTTCTGATGACCAATGATTCGGGGTTTGCCCTGGTTTTTAGCCCAACGACCATTCCCATCCATAATCACCGCTACGTGCTGTGGGAGACGGTCTTTACTCAAATCCATAGGTAACTGCTGCAAAATGACTGACTCTACGCTCATTGTTTGACACTGAACATTTAACATCGACCACTAAGCATTAAATCTTTTAAATTAATCGGCGAATTAATCGACTTAAAATTTACGCTCAATTAATAAATGATTAATGCTTTTTGCGAGAATTAGAGGGCCAGAAACGCAAAACGCGCTCTAGCAAAACCTTTCCTTGAAATCCAATTTTGCGACTAAGACGCACGGCATCTCCTTCAGCTATTGGGGCAAATCTTTCTCGTAATAGCTCTTTTAGTTTACTACTGGTTAGGGGTCTATTTAACGTTCCTCTTTCCGCTAGAGAAATTGAGCCTGTTTCTTCCGAGACGACGATACATAGACATTTCTCTACTCGTTCCGTAATTCCCATTGCTGCACGATGACGAGTTCCTAACTGGCGGGAGGCGGTACGCTCTGAAAGAGGCAAAATTGCTGCTGCTGCCAAAATTCTTGAGCCACTGATGACTACTGCGCCATCGTGTAGCAAGGTAGTAGTCTGAAAAATAGTTTGTAGCAGTTCCTTAGAAACCTCTGCATTTAAAATAACCCCCACAGAAACATAATCTTCGTCTTCTAAAGATCCAGTGGTTTCCATTAAGATCAGCGCCCCTGTACGGTTTTGCGATAGTTCTTTTACCGCCTCAACAATGCGATCGATCACGCTATCAGGCTGAGTTTTTGGTCGACCAGATCCTTGAAATAGTTTTAAGACTTCACCTCGCCCAATTTGCTCCAGTAGACGGCGAAATTGGGACTGAAAAATGACTGCCATAGCAACAGCCGAACCTAGCACTAATTTTTCCAGTAAAAACTTAAGTAACTGTAGCTTTAATTGTCCACTGACTACAGTTGCCAACATTAAGACAATAAAACCCCTGACCATCCATAGGCTACGACGTTCTCCTTCGCCAATAATTAACAGCAGGGCATAACTTAGGATTAAGACTAAGCCCAAATCGATGATGTTAATTAAATCTGGCAACTGAGGAAAAATCTGGTTTAAGTCAGGAACCAAACCCGACAATGACATTATTTTAGTTGCTCGGCTATGAGTGATTAAGGTATTGAGACAAACCTGGATCAAGATACTGAATGACAATAAGGAATCTGGTCAACCAGCCACTATGATAGTAGGCTGGCTTTTATACTAAATTTATTGACGTTTTACCAGTCTCTCGGGCAGGCGATCGCGTTCGATTAGATTATGATAGGTTTCACGCTCAATGATTAAATTGGCTTCTCCTTCACAAACTACCACTGCTGCTGGTCTACCGATACGATTATAGTTTGACGCCATGCTGTAATTGTACGCCCCCGTATCCAGGACTACTAATATATCTCCTGGTTCGGTTTTTGGTAAGGTCGCTTGCTTAATTACCACATCTCCAGATTCGCAATGTTTTCCTGCTACTGTAACTTCTTCGGTTAGAGGCTCAGACATACGGTTAGCAATTACAGCGCGATATACAGACTGGTAGGTAATTGGACGAGGATTATCCGACATTCCCCCATCTACCGCCACATAAGTATGAAAATTGGGAATTTCTTTGCGACTGCCAACGGTGTATGCTGTGACACAAGCTGAACCAATTAAAGATCTGCCAGGTTCTGCAATTAGTCTAGGCAAGGGTAAATCCGCTTCACTACAGGCTTTTTCTACTGCTTGACTGACTGCCTTGACCCATTCTGAAATACTTGGAGGATCGTCTGATTCTGTATAACAAATACCCAAGCCACCACCAACGTTAAGAGTTGTTACAGGCAAGCCATAACCCTGAGCTTTTTTCAGCCACTCTACTAATACCCCTGCTAAATCTTGGTGTGGTTGACGTTCAAAAATTTGTGAACCGATATGGGCATGTAGACCAATGCAGCTAATACTTGTCTGTTGAGCGAGATAGGTAAATACTTCTTCTAGTTGATTAGGATCGAAGCCGAACTTACTATCTAAATGTCCTGTGCGAATATATTCGTGAGTATGACACTCAATTCCTGGAGTCAGACGCACCATAATAGGAACTGGTTGCGAACTTTCTTGATGAGCATTCCCTTGCCCTAAAGGACTAACTTCGTGTCGCGCCTTTCGGCGACGCGGGGTCTCATCGCTTTTATCCGCAGCTATTTGCGTTAAAGTTTTTAACTCTAACCAGTTATCAACCATAATCGTACAGCCTGCTTCTACCGCAAATTCCAGTTCAGCAGCCGACTTATTATTGCCGTGAAAATAAATTTTGTCTTTACTTACTCCAGCTTCGAGGGTAGTGTATAGCTCTCCCCCTGACACGACATCAAAACCTAAACCTTCACTGTCAATAATACGACATACCGCCATACAGCTCCAGGCTTTAGAGGCGTAAATAACCAAAGATTCTCCGCCATAGTAGGTAGCAAAACTATCGCGATACTGGCTGCAAGCCGTTCTGAGGGTAAACTCATCTAAAACATATAGAGGAGAACCATACTGTTCAACCAACTGTTGCAGTTCACAATCGCCAATTTCTAGCTGATTGTGGCGATTGACTTTAGCAGTCAGAGGCATCAACTCTTGATTGGGTGAAGGAGGAATTTCGAGACTAGTGATTTGAGGAATGTAACGATGTCCCGTATTTGGTAAACTGCGATCGGTCGAAAGCATAGTGATATGTTGGTTAATTGATGAGTGAAATTATAAATAATTACTTATTTTAATAGTCTACAGTTGTCTAGTGCCTTTAAAGTAGATTAGCTTCTACCAAACTTGGTTATTTTTAGCTCTCTGTTTCCAAAAATTCCGATTAATTAGCTAGGTTTAGGCTAATTAGTACTTAGCTATTATTTAATTAGTTAATTGACTATTCTGTGAAAAAAATTGCTATAAAATTACTGACCCCTGCTGAAGTTCCAGCAATAGTAGCTTTAGACCAGATTTGTTTAGGAGGCTTGTGGACTAGGGAAGGATATTTAAGAGAAATTGACAGCGATCGCAGTACCTTGATCATTTTGCAGCTACTACATGAAAAAGCGCAGACGCAGATGATTGGCATGGCTTGTTTGTGGTCAATTGTCGAAGAGGCGCATATCACCCTGTTGGCTATTCATCCTGAGCATCGTCACCAAGGATTAGGGCAATTACTGTTAATTATTTTATTAAAAGATGCGATCGCTCGTCAGCTAGAATGGGCAACTTTAGAAGTGAATGAATACAATTTAGCTGCGCTCAATCTCTATCAAAAGTATGGTTTTCAAATTGCGGGGAAAAGAAAAAATTATTATCAACCAACAGGCGATGATGCTCTGGTTCTTTGGCTCAAAGGCATTCAGCAAGATACTTTTAAGTCCAATCTCATTCAATGGCAACAGCATTTAAGCGATCGTCTAAGTAAAAATTCTTACTACTTAAAGCAGACTAAATTCTGTTAAATTCCCTACCGTATTTCCCCTCCATTTTAGTAGAGTCAGGAAACCAAAAGGCTGTGCTAAAATCACCAATAATAAGGGCATAGCAGGTGGATGGAAAAGACATGTTTGAACGCTTCACAGAAAAGGCAATAAAAGTGATTATGTTAGCCCAGGAGGAAGCACGCCGTCTGGGTCATAATTTCGTAGGGACTGAACAGATTCTCTTGGGTTTAATCGGAGAGGGTACGGGAGTCGCCGCTAAGGTTCTCAAATCAATGGGAGTAAATCTAAAAGATGCTCGGATTGAAGTTGAAAAAATCATCGGGCGTGGTTCTGGTTTTGTAGCAGTAGAAATTCCCTTTACCCCAAGAGCGAAAAGGGTTCTGGAATTATCTCTAGAAGAAGCTCGTCAATTAGGTCATAACTATATTGGTACTGAACATCTTCTTTTAGGATTAATTAGAGAAGGGGAAGGAGTTGCTGCAAGAGTCCTCGAAAACCTGGGCGTAGACTTGTCCAAAGTCCGCACCCAAGTAATTAGAATGTTAGGGGAAACTGCTGAAGTGGCTGCTGGTTCAGGCGGTACTCAAGGTAGAAATAAAACTCCTACTCTGGATGAATTTGGCTCAAATCTAACTCAGATGGCAGGGGAAGGAAAACTCGACCCTGTGGTGGGTAGACAAAAAGAAATTGAGCGAGTCATTCAAATTCTGGGTCGTCGTACCAAGAATAACCCTGTTCTCATTGGTGAACCTGGGGTTGGTAAAACGGCGATCGCTGAAGGTTTGGCACAACGCATTGCCAATCGCGATATTCCTGATATTTTGGAAGACAAGCGAGTCGTTACTTTAGATATCGGTCTATTGGTAGCTGGGACAAAATACCGTGGTGAATTTGAGGAACGTCTCAAGAAAATCATGGATGAAATTCGCCAAGCTGGCAATGTAATTCTGGTAATCGACGAGGTACATACTCTGATTGGTGCTGGTGCTGCCGAAGGGGCGATCGATGCTGCCAATATTCTTAAGCCAGCTTTGGCTAGGGGTGAATTGCAGTGTATCGGTGCTACCACTTTAGATGAGTACCGCAAACACATCGAGCGAGATGCAGCCTTAGAACGCCGTTTCCAACCTGTTCAGGTAGGTGAACCATCAGTAGATGAAACGATTGAAATTCTCTACGGTTTGCGTGAGCGTTACGAACAACACCATAAGCTAAAAATATTAGACGAAGCCTTAGAAGCAGCAGCCAAGCTGTCAGATCGTTATATTAGCGATCGCTTTTTACCCGATAAGGCGATCGATTTAATCGATGAAGCTGGTTCTCGCGTCCGTTTGATTAATTCTCAACTTCCTCCCGCAGCTAAAGAGCTAGACAGGGAATTAAGGGAAATCCTCAAACAAAAAGACGAGGCTGTCAGATCTCAAGATTTCGACCAGGCTGGAGAATTGCGCGATCGCGAAATGGAAATCAAAGAGCAGATCCGCACCATTGCTTCCAATAAGAAAAATGAAGCTGACGACGGCGAAGATAATGCCAACGTTGATGCCGAGGAAATCGCCCACATCGTGGCATCTTGGACTGGAGTGCCAGTTAACAAGATTACTGAATCTGAGTCGGAAAAACTAATGCATATGGAGGACACCCTTCATCAGCGCATTATTGGACAGGAAGACGCGGTTAAAGCCACTTCTCGCGCGATCAGACGAGCTAGAGTTGGTCTCAAAAATCCTAACCGTCCCATTGCTAGTTTCATCTTTTCTGGCCCGACTGGGGTAGGTAAAACTGAGCTAACCAAAGCCTTAGCAGCTTACTTCTTTGGTTCAGAAGATGCGATGATCCGCTTGGATATGTCCGAATACATGGAACGCCATACAGTCTCAAAACTGATTGGTTCTCCTCCAGGATATGTCGGCTACAACGAAGGTGGCCAGTTAACTGAAGCAGTACGTCGTCGTCCTTATACAGTAGTATTATTCGATGAAATTGAGAAAGCTCACCCCGACATCTTCAATATGCTGTTGCAGATCTTAGAAGATGGTCGCTTAACTGATGCCAAAGGTAGAACAGTAGACTTTAAAAATACTCTGCTGATCTTGACTTCTAACATCGGTTCTAAAGTGATTGAAAAAGGTGGTGGCGGTCTTGGTTTTGAGTTTGCTGATGACCAAGCAGAAGCAAAATACAACCGTATCCGCTCTTTAGTTAACGAAGAGTTAAAAAGCTACTTCCGTCCAGAGTTCCTTAACCGTCTTGATGAAATTATCGTCTTCCGTCAGCTAAACAAAGACGAAGTCAAAGAAATCAGCGAAATCTTGCTCAAAGAAGTGTTCCAACGCTTAACTGAGAAAGAAATTACCCTGGAAGTTAGCGATAAGTTTAAAGAACGTCTAGTAGATGAAGGATTTAATCCCGCCTACGGTGCGCGTCCTCTACGTCGAGCAATTATGCGTCTTTTAGAGGATGTTCTCGCCGAAGAGATTCTATCTGGTCGTCTGCGAGAGGGAGATACCGCTACGGTTGATATCGACGAAGAAAATAAAGTGGCGATTGTGCCTCAAAAAGAGAAAGTAGAATTACTACCTTCTTCATAGTCAATCAATCATAATTAAATTATTTAATTAGGTAGAGATCTTACAAGCTCTACTTTTTTTTGCCTAATTCCCGTCTATTTTGCCACTCAACAATATATAGCCATACGTAAAAATGTTAGGACATTTTTGAAATATTACTTCCTATTTCCTATTTCCTACCTCCTAATGTCCTAATCTAACTTTGTACGGCTATAAATAAGCCCCCACCAGATGGCAGAGGCTTATTTACTTATTTGCTTATACGCTGGATGAACTAATTAACTGTATAAAGTTATTAGTCCAAATCAGGCATAAATAGTGATGGTTCAGTTTCGCGTTCAATACCTTTTTCAAATCCACCAGCGGCAGCTCTAGCACGTCCAGCGTGCCATAAATGACCGATTAGGAAGAAGAAAGCCATAATGAACTGGAATGAAGCCAACCATTGGCGAATGTTGACGAAGTTAAAAGAGTTGGACTCAGTGATAATACCACCAACAGAGTTGATTGAAGCATTAGGAGCATGAGTCATATACTCAGCAGCACGACGTAGTTGCCAAGGCTGAATATCATTTCTAACTTTGTCGAGGTCAATACCGTTAGGGCCACGCATTGGCTCTAACCAAGGGCCACGGAAATCCCAAAAACGCATGGTTTCTCCACCCAAAATGATCTCACCAGTAGGAGAGCGCATCAAGTATTTACCAAGACCAGTAGGGCCTTGAGAAGAACCAATATTCGCACCCATTTGTTGGTCACGAGCTAAGAAAGTAAAGGCTTGTGCTTGAGAAGCTTCGGCATTAGTCGGGCCAAAAAACTCACTGGGGTAAGCAGTATTGTTAAACCAGATAAAGCAAGAAGCGATGAAGGACATCAAAGACACAGCACCGATACTGTAGGAAAGGTAAGCTTCACCATTCCAAATCAACGCGCGACGCGCCCAACCGAAAGGCTTGGTTAAGATGTGGAAAATACCGCCAGAAATACAGATCAAACCGACCCAAATATGACCACCGATAATGTCTTCCATATTATCTACCCCAATAATCCAACCTTCGCCACCAAAAGGCGCAGCAGTTAGATAGCCAAAGATTGTGGCAGGATTAAGCGTAGGGTTAGTGATTAAACGAACATCACCACCACCTGGAGCCCAGGTATCGTATACACCACCATAGAACATGGCTTTAAATACTAGCAGAAATGCACCTAAACCAAGAAGGATAAGATGATAACCAATAATATTAG
This window contains:
- the modA gene encoding molybdate ABC transporter substrate-binding protein; the encoded protein is MTVGINSGIQKFLIFNCLFLGLISSCVPEADRQSPQAEIIISAATSMQNALEEIKVLYQQKHPQAKIVFNFGSSGSLQHQIEQGAAVDLFISAAPQQMNHLASKKLLLSQTRHDLAQNKMVLIVPRNNQSIDSFADLAEESVEQIALGEPTTVPAGQYAQEILTSLDLIDEVKPKAIYGTDVRQVFNYVATGNTEAGIVYRTEALDNKQVKIVAIAPENTYSPIVYPVAIIKQSKNIQAAKQVLQFLLTKEAQAIFQRNGFTPLDRK
- the psbC gene encoding photosystem II reaction center protein CP43, with the translated sequence MVTLSNPGTGAGRDIESTGFAWWAGNARLINLSGKLLGAHVAHAGLIVFWTGAMTIFEVAHYVPEKPMYEQGMILIPHLATLGWGVGPGGEVINTYPYFVVGVLHLISSAVLGLGGIYHALRGPEKLEEYSSFFSQDWKDKNQMTNIIGYHLILLGLGAFLLVFKAMFYGGVYDTWAPGGGDVRLITNPTLNPATIFGYLTAAPFGGEGWIIGVDNMEDIIGGHIWVGLICISGGIFHILTKPFGWARRALIWNGEAYLSYSIGAVSLMSFIASCFIWFNNTAYPSEFFGPTNAEASQAQAFTFLARDQQMGANIGSSQGPTGLGKYLMRSPTGEIILGGETMRFWDFRGPWLEPMRGPNGIDLDKVRNDIQPWQLRRAAEYMTHAPNASINSVGGIITESNSFNFVNIRQWLASFQFIMAFFFLIGHLWHAGRARAAAGGFEKGIERETEPSLFMPDLD
- the uppS gene encoding di-trans,poly-cis-decaprenylcistransferase; translated protein: MSVESVILQQLPMDLSKDRLPQHVAVIMDGNGRWAKNQGKPRIIGHQKGVDALKDLLRCCKDWGIPALTAYAFSTENWGRPHGEVQFLMTLFERVLRRELQEMKAENVRIRFVGNLLDLPASLREEIDRSMEDTKNNQGIQFTVATNYGGRHEIIQACQAIALKVEHGYLKPAQINEELFEQHLYTQGIPHPDLLIRTSGEMRISNFLLWQMAYAEIYVTPTLWPDFDRQEFHQALATYQKRDRRFGKVK
- a CDS encoding ATP-dependent Clp protease ATP-binding subunit; translation: MFERFTEKAIKVIMLAQEEARRLGHNFVGTEQILLGLIGEGTGVAAKVLKSMGVNLKDARIEVEKIIGRGSGFVAVEIPFTPRAKRVLELSLEEARQLGHNYIGTEHLLLGLIREGEGVAARVLENLGVDLSKVRTQVIRMLGETAEVAAGSGGTQGRNKTPTLDEFGSNLTQMAGEGKLDPVVGRQKEIERVIQILGRRTKNNPVLIGEPGVGKTAIAEGLAQRIANRDIPDILEDKRVVTLDIGLLVAGTKYRGEFEERLKKIMDEIRQAGNVILVIDEVHTLIGAGAAEGAIDAANILKPALARGELQCIGATTLDEYRKHIERDAALERRFQPVQVGEPSVDETIEILYGLRERYEQHHKLKILDEALEAAAKLSDRYISDRFLPDKAIDLIDEAGSRVRLINSQLPPAAKELDRELREILKQKDEAVRSQDFDQAGELRDREMEIKEQIRTIASNKKNEADDGEDNANVDAEEIAHIVASWTGVPVNKITESESEKLMHMEDTLHQRIIGQEDAVKATSRAIRRARVGLKNPNRPIASFIFSGPTGVGKTELTKALAAYFFGSEDAMIRLDMSEYMERHTVSKLIGSPPGYVGYNEGGQLTEAVRRRPYTVVLFDEIEKAHPDIFNMLLQILEDGRLTDAKGRTVDFKNTLLILTSNIGSKVIEKGGGGLGFEFADDQAEAKYNRIRSLVNEELKSYFRPEFLNRLDEIIVFRQLNKDEVKEISEILLKEVFQRLTEKEITLEVSDKFKERLVDEGFNPAYGARPLRRAIMRLLEDVLAEEILSGRLREGDTATVDIDEENKVAIVPQKEKVELLPSS
- the lysA gene encoding diaminopimelate decarboxylase, which gives rise to MLSTDRSLPNTGHRYIPQITSLEIPPSPNQELMPLTAKVNRHNQLEIGDCELQQLVEQYGSPLYVLDEFTLRTACSQYRDSFATYYGGESLVIYASKAWSCMAVCRIIDSEGLGFDVVSGGELYTTLEAGVSKDKIYFHGNNKSAAELEFAVEAGCTIMVDNWLELKTLTQIAADKSDETPRRRKARHEVSPLGQGNAHQESSQPVPIMVRLTPGIECHTHEYIRTGHLDSKFGFDPNQLEEVFTYLAQQTSISCIGLHAHIGSQIFERQPHQDLAGVLVEWLKKAQGYGLPVTTLNVGGGLGICYTESDDPPSISEWVKAVSQAVEKACSEADLPLPRLIAEPGRSLIGSACVTAYTVGSRKEIPNFHTYVAVDGGMSDNPRPITYQSVYRAVIANRMSEPLTEEVTVAGKHCESGDVVIKQATLPKTEPGDILVVLDTGAYNYSMASNYNRIGRPAAVVVCEGEANLIIERETYHNLIERDRLPERLVKRQ
- a CDS encoding TldD/PmbA family protein; this translates as MTLATSNTFLTQKEALALIDFAISQSQADGVFISLSVRETALSRFSENQISQNVRKHTFSLTVTSYFGQRSASASTTELDREAIAQTLRRAEDLARIAPEDPEWVELLPPQTYSDRTPAFDQATASLSPLKQGEIIQQVCDLSKDAGVNGSGTLSFKVALDAIGNSAGLRGCDRTTEADFSFTARIDDGSSWNRCTAWSIDQLPIIELTEQVIQRAIASRNPQIVEPGDYTVIFEPAAFASLLPWVIWNLDARAADEGRSFMSRSDDSGKAGNKVGEQLFNPIVEVQRNPAHPLLQSDRFFGNGLSNQPLEIIKHGIPQTLSYSRYWAKEQNQEPTGGMYPIVMTGAANSVADLIASTERGILVSRAWYVRYVNPRTLEVTGMTRDGTFLIENGKISHPIKNLRFNQSLPEMLNNVVALSQAKRLSGSVIPGCKVNNFHFSSITDSV
- a CDS encoding alpha-ketoacid dehydrogenase subunit beta: MAETLMFNALREATDEEMARDKTVFVLGEDVGHYGGSYKVTKDLHKKYGDLRLLDTPIAENSFCGMAVGAAMTGLRPIIEGMNMGFLLLAFNQIANNAGMLRYTSGGNFKIPMVIRGPGGVGRQLGAEHSQRLEAYFHAVPGLKIVACSTAYNAKGLLKAAIRDENPVLFFEHVLLYNLKDDLPDDEYVLPLDKAEMVREGKDVTILTYSRMRHHCTQAVKEIEKQGYDPEIIDLISLKPFDMETISKSVRKTHKVIIVEECMKTGGIGAELVALISEQLFDELDAPVLRLSSQDIPTPYNGKLENLTIVQPAQIAEAVQKMMNDQI
- the rimI gene encoding ribosomal protein S18-alanine N-acetyltransferase, giving the protein MKKIAIKLLTPAEVPAIVALDQICLGGLWTREGYLREIDSDRSTLIILQLLHEKAQTQMIGMACLWSIVEEAHITLLAIHPEHRHQGLGQLLLIILLKDAIARQLEWATLEVNEYNLAALNLYQKYGFQIAGKRKNYYQPTGDDALVLWLKGIQQDTFKSNLIQWQQHLSDRLSKNSYYLKQTKFC
- the cdaA gene encoding diadenylate cyclase CdaA; the protein is MSLSGLVPDLNQIFPQLPDLINIIDLGLVLILSYALLLIIGEGERRSLWMVRGFIVLMLATVVSGQLKLQLLKFLLEKLVLGSAVAMAVIFQSQFRRLLEQIGRGEVLKLFQGSGRPKTQPDSVIDRIVEAVKELSQNRTGALILMETTGSLEDEDYVSVGVILNAEVSKELLQTIFQTTTLLHDGAVVISGSRILAAAAILPLSERTASRQLGTRHRAAMGITERVEKCLCIVVSEETGSISLAERGTLNRPLTSSKLKELLRERFAPIAEGDAVRLSRKIGFQGKVLLERVLRFWPSNSRKKH